One part of the Salinivirga cyanobacteriivorans genome encodes these proteins:
- a CDS encoding tetratricopeptide repeat protein yields MRITVLLITIFVNQLVFAQADTVLLRAQGLYNQGNYEAARGLFAQTENDDDWVMKRKLELAWLTGRFDEMYQLADQMDGYRHTGTKLHYLMRYHAVKGDNDKAFEMLTKLLENRYKPPRAAIRTDTAFDRLKKMPEWDSIWKGEHYKSYDIKLAMAKRELEVQNYDLAITLLDELIADRSYREMPWFYRSKLLFEQGFTKSALEDIDRAIEEEDDEAAFYALQAKILHKLGRERKALKSISRAIDIDPYQPDFYLQGIEVCKTLEKYQEGYKYAEKYLTAYPDKPEALHKYALIVYRTGSCMKALPYINKAIAKQKYNPELYFLRAQIYQSCKVYAQAEKDYAMCLDFWPQKAALYYGRAICRHHTGNKKGSCRDLQKALDLGALEADKKLSEWCR; encoded by the coding sequence ATGAGAATAACCGTATTATTGATCACTATTTTTGTTAACCAGCTGGTATTTGCACAGGCAGATACGGTTTTGTTGAGAGCCCAGGGGTTATACAACCAGGGAAATTATGAGGCTGCCCGTGGGTTGTTCGCGCAAACAGAAAATGATGATGATTGGGTGATGAAACGAAAATTAGAATTGGCCTGGCTTACCGGACGATTTGATGAAATGTACCAGTTGGCTGATCAGATGGACGGATATCGTCACACTGGTACAAAATTGCACTATTTGATGCGCTACCATGCTGTTAAAGGTGACAATGATAAGGCCTTTGAAATGTTAACCAAATTGCTTGAAAACCGATATAAGCCGCCACGGGCAGCCATAAGAACCGATACCGCTTTCGACAGGTTAAAGAAAATGCCCGAATGGGACAGCATCTGGAAAGGCGAACATTATAAAAGTTACGATATTAAGCTGGCCATGGCCAAAAGAGAACTGGAGGTGCAAAATTATGACCTGGCGATTACCCTGCTCGATGAATTGATAGCAGACCGTTCGTACCGCGAAATGCCCTGGTTTTATCGCAGCAAACTGCTCTTTGAGCAGGGCTTTACAAAGTCGGCACTTGAGGATATCGACCGCGCCATCGAGGAGGAGGACGATGAGGCTGCATTTTATGCACTACAGGCCAAAATATTACATAAACTTGGGCGGGAAAGAAAAGCATTGAAAAGCATCAGTCGCGCCATTGATATTGATCCCTATCAACCAGATTTTTATCTGCAGGGCATTGAGGTTTGTAAAACACTCGAGAAGTACCAGGAGGGATATAAATATGCAGAAAAATATTTAACAGCTTATCCTGATAAACCAGAAGCGCTCCACAAATACGCTTTAATTGTTTACCGTACAGGAAGCTGCATGAAAGCGCTGCCATATATAAACAAAGCTATTGCAAAGCAAAAGTATAACCCGGAACTCTATTTTTTACGGGCACAAATTTATCAGAGCTGTAAAGTTTATGCACAGGCAGAAAAAGACTATGCCATGTGCCTGGACTTTTGGCCCCAAAAAGCTGCTTTGTACTATGGTCGTGCCATTTGCCGCCATCACACAGGCAACAAAAAAGGAAGCTGCCGCGATTTACAAAAAGCCCTTGACCTGGGTGCACTTGAAGCAGATAAAAAACTGAGCGAGTGGTGCAGGTGA